In Mycoplasmopsis cynos, the following are encoded in one genomic region:
- the secA gene encoding preprotein translocase subunit SecA: protein MKNIANFFDFKTTEMRVAERALKKINSLEKIVSKFSDEELRSKTEFFKKLLAEGNTLEDIREDVFAVAREATKRILGKRPYDVQMLGGLLLDLGSVAEMKTGEGKTITSIAPVYLNALEGKGAIVSTVNEYLTERDAIEMGEVFNFLGLSVGINKAQLDPDSKREAYACDITYSVHSELGFDYLRDNMVRTKDEKVQRGLNFCLIDEVDSILIDEAKTPLIISGGDQEDGISYIAADQFVRTLAHTDYIIDEESKAIALTHSGIQRANEWFQTKNIYNIENSEWIHLIQNALRAHKIMKIDVEYIVRDGKIELVDSFTGRIMDGRSYSEGLQQAIQAKEGIEIEPETKTLATITYQNFFRMFKKLCGMTGTGKTEEQEFIDIYNMRVNVVPTNRPTVRVDEPDAIFACAEDKWNAVVNKIAELYEKGQPVLVGTSQIEDSEIAHKLLLKKGIPHTVLNAKQNASEAEIISQAGLPKSVTIATNMAGRGTDIKPTKEAIELGGLYVLGTDKAESRRIDNQLRGRSGRQGDVGTSKFFISLDDQLIRRFASYETFKEAYSDSKGKEITSKTLRLQFNHAQKKIEGFNYDSRKSVLNYDDVIRQQRDLIYAQRDLILTSNDVDFILKRMFMSAARSIVKNGEYYLHSNYNYNALIDFLNENIGKLVSFKFDIDEIVKVHENDLPEYIANIILSLYEEWTKNAHNNSDQYEVAYFEKSTILSVLDNKWQIQINRMDKLRSNVNLVQYSQKNPYQVYTQEGTKLFESMLDDIAYDVLIKVFKDRRGKKSLITKEMRNDPIFEQIQINWVLDPHLSIEEQEKQLIEHYLAVKRRLQEIQEETELEQKAI from the coding sequence ATGAAAAATATAGCTAATTTCTTTGATTTTAAGACAACTGAAATGCGGGTTGCTGAAAGGGCTTTAAAAAAAATTAATAGCTTAGAAAAAATTGTTTCTAAATTTTCAGATGAGGAATTAAGATCTAAAACTGAATTTTTTAAGAAACTTTTGGCAGAGGGGAATACTCTTGAAGATATTCGTGAAGATGTTTTCGCTGTCGCTCGTGAAGCTACTAAGAGAATCCTTGGAAAACGTCCATACGATGTGCAAATGTTGGGTGGTTTATTATTAGATCTTGGTTCTGTTGCTGAAATGAAAACTGGTGAAGGTAAAACTATTACTTCTATTGCACCAGTTTATTTAAATGCATTAGAAGGAAAAGGAGCAATTGTTTCTACTGTTAATGAATATTTAACTGAACGTGACGCTATTGAAATGGGTGAGGTTTTTAACTTTCTTGGTCTAAGCGTCGGAATTAATAAAGCTCAGTTAGATCCTGATTCAAAACGCGAAGCTTATGCTTGTGACATTACTTATTCAGTTCATTCAGAACTTGGTTTTGATTATCTTAGGGATAATATGGTTAGAACAAAAGATGAAAAAGTTCAAAGAGGTCTTAATTTTTGTTTAATTGATGAAGTTGATTCAATCTTAATTGATGAAGCTAAGACGCCATTAATAATTTCTGGAGGAGATCAAGAAGATGGTATTTCATACATAGCTGCCGATCAATTTGTTAGAACCCTAGCGCATACTGACTACATAATTGATGAAGAATCAAAAGCAATAGCTTTAACTCATTCAGGAATTCAACGTGCTAATGAATGATTCCAAACCAAAAATATTTACAATATTGAAAATAGTGAATGAATTCATTTAATTCAAAATGCACTTCGTGCACATAAAATAATGAAAATTGATGTTGAATACATTGTTAGAGATGGAAAAATTGAACTTGTTGATTCATTTACTGGTCGTATTATGGATGGTCGTAGTTATTCAGAAGGACTTCAACAAGCAATTCAAGCAAAAGAAGGAATTGAAATTGAACCAGAAACTAAAACTCTAGCAACCATTACCTATCAAAACTTTTTTAGGATGTTCAAAAAACTTTGTGGAATGACAGGGACAGGTAAAACAGAAGAGCAAGAGTTCATAGACATTTATAATATGCGTGTTAATGTAGTGCCAACAAATAGACCAACAGTTAGAGTTGATGAACCTGATGCTATTTTTGCTTGTGCAGAAGACAAATGAAACGCTGTTGTTAATAAAATTGCCGAATTATATGAAAAAGGACAACCAGTTTTAGTTGGAACATCGCAAATTGAAGATTCAGAAATTGCACATAAATTGTTACTTAAAAAAGGTATCCCTCACACCGTTTTAAATGCAAAGCAAAATGCTTCAGAAGCAGAAATAATATCTCAAGCAGGACTCCCTAAATCAGTTACCATCGCCACTAATATGGCAGGTAGAGGAACGGATATAAAACCAACCAAAGAAGCAATCGAATTAGGCGGACTTTATGTTTTAGGAACTGATAAAGCTGAATCAAGAAGAATTGATAACCAGCTTCGTGGTCGTTCAGGACGTCAAGGTGATGTTGGAACAAGTAAGTTTTTCATTTCACTTGATGATCAATTAATTAGAAGATTTGCTTCATATGAAACTTTTAAAGAAGCGTATTCTGATTCAAAAGGAAAAGAAATTACTAGCAAAACTCTAAGACTTCAATTCAATCATGCTCAAAAGAAAATTGAAGGATTCAATTATGATTCTCGTAAATCAGTTTTAAATTATGATGATGTTATTAGACAACAACGTGATTTAATTTATGCACAAAGAGACTTAATTTTAACTTCAAATGATGTTGATTTTATTTTGAAAAGAATGTTTATGTCAGCTGCTAGATCTATTGTTAAAAATGGTGAGTATTATTTACATAGTAATTATAATTATAATGCGCTAATTGATTTTTTAAATGAAAACATCGGTAAACTAGTTTCATTTAAATTTGATATAGATGAAATCGTAAAGGTTCATGAAAATGATTTGCCTGAATATATTGCAAATATTATCTTATCACTTTATGAAGAATGAACCAAGAATGCACATAATAACTCTGATCAATATGAAGTTGCTTATTTTGAAAAATCTACAATTTTAAGCGTTCTTGATAATAAGTGACAAATTCAAATTAATAGAATGGATAAACTTCGTTCAAATGTTAATTTAGTTCAATATTCTCAAAAAAATCCGTATCAAGTATATACTCAAGAGGGTACAAAACTTTTTGAATCAATGCTTGATGATATAGCTTATGATGTTTTGATTAAAGTATTCAAAGATCGTAGAGGAAAAAAATCATTGATTACAAAAGAAATGAGAAATGACCCAATTTTTGAACAAATCCAAATTAATTGAGTTCTAGATCCTCATCTTAGCATTGAAGAACAAGAAAAGCAACTTATTGAACACTATTTAGCTGTAAAAAGAAGATTACAGGAAATTCAAGAAGAAACAGAATTAGAACAAAAAGCAATATAA
- a CDS encoding ribulose phosphate epimerase — MKYSQSVCALNCFESLKTIDQLVENGLEYIHIDFMDSFYTKNFGFSFEAASYLIKRYQNVNFDAHLMVKNPTRIIKKLIELGFKTIFLPANEINHIEFMNIAKNYPDIYFGVMLETENNPEDFKQIIQCSAKILLMTIDKIGGTGQMLNNNLFKKVKTIKKINPNIKIYSDGGLRYYNSMEFYKNNIDVAVGGSIIFSFETIKEFLCWWKEKYDS; from the coding sequence ATGAAATATTCACAAAGCGTTTGTGCATTAAATTGTTTTGAATCTTTAAAGACCATTGACCAACTGGTTGAAAATGGTTTAGAATACATTCATATTGATTTTATGGATTCATTTTACACTAAAAACTTCGGTTTTTCGTTTGAAGCAGCTAGTTATCTAATAAAAAGATATCAAAATGTTAATTTTGATGCACATTTAATGGTTAAAAATCCGACTAGAATTATTAAAAAACTTATTGAATTAGGTTTTAAAACAATATTTTTACCAGCTAATGAAATTAATCATATTGAATTTATGAACATTGCTAAAAATTATCCAGATATTTACTTTGGGGTTATGCTTGAAACTGAAAATAATCCAGAAGATTTTAAACAAATAATACAATGTTCTGCCAAAATCCTCTTAATGACAATTGATAAAATTGGCGGAACTGGTCAAATGCTAAATAATAATTTATTTAAAAAAGTAAAGACAATAAAAAAAATTAACCCAAATATTAAAATTTATTCTGATGGTGGCTTAAGATATTATAACTCAATGGAATTTTATAAAAATAATATCGATGTCGCTGTCGGTGGCTCAATTATCTTTTCATTTGAAACTATTAAGGAATTTTTATGTTGATGAAAGGAAAAATATGATTCTTAA
- a CDS encoding ABC-F family ATP-binding cassette domain-containing protein codes for MLEVQNLSKIFSDKKLFEGVNLKFIEGNTYGVIGANGAGKSTFLKIISGQIEPTSGQIIKEKNKRISVLSQDHNAFDEHNVTDVVIMGNTDLFQVMQEKNAIYANPEATMDDYTRAGELEEKFGDLGGWTAENDAQELLSNLSIPKAKWNSKMSELTANQKIKVLLAKALFGNPDILIMDEPTNHLDLRSIRWLENFLIDYQNVVIVVSHDSDFLDAICTHTIDIDYNEAKIYTGNYSFWKQSSELARELMKQSNVKKEAQMEKLKEFIARFSANASKSKQATSRKKALEKITLDEIKPSNRKYPFIRWDMNRDHGKQILNVENLTYKNENGDVLFQNISFSLKPGEKMVIVGEDDIAKTRLLECLYGIKKPTSGTIEWGQTITPSYFPNDNSKFFETDETILEWISKWPLENKEKVNQENDDARMRGFLGRMLFSNDSVFKKVNVTSGGEKARLMFSRMMLLESNFLILDQPLDHLDTESIDSVIEGVNNYKGGAIFTTYNRAFVNQCANVILELQSPEKSFIFRGTLEEYEQIMLDE; via the coding sequence ATGTTAGAAGTTCAAAATCTTAGCAAAATTTTTAGTGATAAAAAATTATTTGAAGGAGTAAATTTAAAATTTATAGAGGGTAACACATATGGAGTTATTGGTGCAAATGGAGCCGGAAAATCAACATTCTTAAAAATAATTTCTGGTCAAATCGAACCTACCTCTGGGCAAATTATTAAAGAAAAAAATAAACGTATTTCTGTTTTAAGTCAAGATCATAATGCTTTTGATGAACATAATGTAACAGATGTAGTAATTATGGGAAATACTGATTTATTCCAAGTAATGCAAGAAAAAAATGCTATATATGCGAATCCTGAAGCTACAATGGATGACTATACAAGAGCCGGTGAATTGGAGGAAAAATTCGGGGATCTTGGCGGATGAACAGCTGAAAATGATGCTCAAGAATTATTGAGTAATCTTTCCATTCCAAAAGCAAAATGAAATTCTAAAATGAGCGAATTAACAGCTAATCAAAAAATAAAGGTCCTTTTAGCAAAAGCACTTTTTGGAAATCCTGATATTTTAATTATGGATGAGCCAACAAACCATTTAGATCTTCGCTCAATTAGATGACTTGAAAATTTTTTAATTGACTATCAAAATGTTGTTATTGTTGTAAGCCATGATAGTGATTTTCTTGATGCTATTTGTACACATACTATTGACATTGACTATAATGAGGCAAAAATCTATACAGGAAATTATTCATTTTGAAAACAATCTTCTGAACTAGCTAGAGAATTAATGAAACAATCAAATGTTAAAAAAGAAGCACAAATGGAGAAATTGAAAGAGTTTATTGCTCGTTTTAGTGCAAATGCATCTAAATCAAAACAGGCCACAAGTAGAAAAAAAGCTCTTGAAAAAATTACGCTCGATGAAATTAAACCTTCAAATAGAAAATATCCTTTTATTAGATGAGATATGAATCGTGATCATGGAAAGCAAATTCTTAATGTCGAAAACTTAACATACAAAAACGAAAATGGTGATGTGCTATTTCAAAACATTTCATTTTCATTAAAACCTGGTGAAAAAATGGTAATAGTTGGTGAGGATGATATTGCTAAAACAAGACTTCTTGAATGTTTATACGGAATTAAAAAACCAACTTCAGGTACTATAGAATGAGGACAAACAATTACGCCAAGTTACTTTCCAAATGATAATTCTAAGTTTTTCGAAACAGATGAAACCATTCTCGAATGAATATCTAAATGACCATTAGAAAATAAAGAAAAAGTAAATCAAGAAAATGATGATGCAAGAATGCGCGGATTTTTAGGAAGAATGTTATTTAGTAATGATTCTGTATTTAAAAAGGTAAATGTAACTAGTGGAGGCGAAAAGGCTAGATTAATGTTTTCGAGAATGATGCTTCTTGAATCAAATTTCTTAATATTAGACCAACCGCTTGATCACTTAGATACTGAAAGTATTGACTCAGTTATTGAAGGGGTTAATAATTATAAAGGTGGTGCTATTTTTACAACATATAATAGAGCGTTTGTGAATCAATGTGCTAATGTTATTTTAGAGCTTCAATCCCCTGAGAAAAGTTTTATTTTCAGAGGAACATTAGAAGAATATGAACAAATTATGTTGGATGAATAA
- a CDS encoding 16S rRNA (uracil(1498)-N(3))-methyltransferase → MNRFFVNQKDEDYFILDAKTLKHLNVIRINSDPFICIYQEKFYKCILEYNRAKVIEEINENHEFDFEVVVGVSLIKYERFEWALQKLVELGASKIIPMITNYTNGELYKFDKFQKKLERFKTIIQNAAEQSFRNKIPELGPLTKFEDILKLNNYQIFIAHEKENCNNLIPNDITVNTLFLVGPEGGFSEDEVFKAIKLGAKPVSLGKRILRAETAAIYMMSKIKN, encoded by the coding sequence ATGAATAGATTTTTTGTTAATCAAAAGGATGAGGATTATTTTATTTTAGATGCAAAAACATTAAAGCATTTAAATGTAATAAGGATTAATTCTGATCCTTTCATTTGCATTTATCAAGAAAAATTTTACAAATGTATTTTAGAATACAATAGGGCAAAAGTTATTGAAGAAATCAATGAAAATCACGAATTTGATTTTGAGGTTGTGGTAGGAGTTTCGTTAATAAAATATGAGCGCTTTGAATGAGCTTTGCAAAAACTAGTTGAATTAGGTGCAAGTAAAATAATTCCAATGATAACCAATTATACTAATGGTGAATTATATAAATTTGATAAATTTCAAAAGAAATTAGAACGCTTTAAAACTATTATTCAAAATGCTGCTGAACAATCATTTAGAAACAAAATTCCAGAACTTGGTCCATTAACTAAATTTGAAGACATATTGAAACTAAATAATTATCAAATATTCATTGCTCATGAAAAAGAAAATTGTAATAATTTAATACCAAACGATATTACAGTAAATACTTTATTTTTAGTAGGTCCAGAGGGAGGGTTTTCTGAAGATGAAGTTTTTAAGGCAATTAAATTAGGCGCTAAGCCTGTTAGTCTTGGCAAAAGAATTTTAAGGGCAGAAACTGCTGCAATTTATATGATGAGCAAAATAAAAAATTAA
- a CDS encoding PTS ascorbate transporter subunit IIC produces the protein MAFLLWILGFLKAFVGTPAILVGIFTMIGALVLRKKASQVIISTFKVIVGFIILGGGAGVLVGSLTKFQPVFQAVYGLNGIIPNNDAFAGALSAALPTIASLGSIIMLVGMLMNIILALTSRFKYVYLSGHVLYYSSLMLAAVMYVVGFDFQNSVPDFILALIAGAGVLSIYMVISPSVQQRYMKIIIGNDEIGLGHTGGFGYALSGLIGEGIYKLKKGKVLSTEEIKFPQSLYFFRNTLVSISITVFIFYLAAFLPGGILYEIGKITKQSHKDAFEILENGNWVVTMIVQAFTFTAGVEIILSGVRLFVGELVPMYKGISDKLIKNSKAAVDCPVVFPYAPNAVIIGFISSFIAGILGMLITIGLGKAAVIPAVILPGLVPHFFLGATAGVFGNAKGGVWGAIVGPFVGGLIITFIPVFFVLGNWAPTDTNELGKLILQHGKNGNTNLVTLNWGDTDYFIGYIPGILGLIPKAGKWVALVVILFAYFALVIDGLLKKFVFDKRKKVTTES, from the coding sequence ATGGCTTTCTTACTTTGAATACTTGGTTTTCTTAAAGCTTTTGTAGGGACACCGGCAATCTTAGTTGGAATATTCACTATGATTGGTGCATTAGTTTTAAGAAAAAAAGCTTCACAAGTTATAATTAGTACATTTAAGGTTATAGTTGGTTTTATAATCTTAGGTGGAGGGGCTGGTGTTTTAGTTGGATCATTAACTAAATTCCAGCCTGTATTTCAAGCTGTGTATGGCTTAAACGGTATAATTCCAAATAATGATGCATTTGCAGGAGCATTATCAGCTGCGTTACCTACAATAGCATCATTAGGTAGCATAATTATGTTGGTCGGTATGTTAATGAATATAATTTTGGCATTAACATCAAGATTTAAATACGTGTATTTATCTGGGCATGTTCTATATTATAGCTCATTAATGTTAGCGGCTGTAATGTATGTTGTTGGATTTGACTTCCAAAATAGTGTTCCAGACTTTATACTTGCATTAATTGCTGGGGCTGGTGTTTTATCTATATATATGGTTATTTCACCAAGCGTACAACAAAGATATATGAAAATAATAATTGGAAATGATGAAATTGGACTTGGACATACAGGTGGGTTCGGATATGCACTTTCTGGTTTAATCGGTGAAGGAATTTATAAACTTAAAAAAGGTAAAGTTTTATCTACAGAAGAAATTAAATTCCCCCAATCACTTTACTTTTTCAGAAATACATTAGTTTCAATTTCGATTACTGTATTTATATTCTATCTAGCTGCGTTTTTACCGGGTGGAATTTTATATGAAATTGGAAAAATTACTAAACAATCACATAAAGATGCCTTTGAAATTCTCGAAAATGGCAATTGAGTTGTCACAATGATTGTTCAAGCATTTACCTTTACAGCTGGAGTAGAAATTATTCTTTCTGGAGTTAGATTATTTGTTGGTGAATTAGTTCCGATGTACAAAGGAATTAGTGATAAACTAATTAAAAATTCCAAAGCAGCAGTTGATTGTCCAGTTGTATTTCCGTATGCGCCAAATGCTGTTATAATTGGATTTATATCATCATTTATAGCTGGTATATTAGGAATGCTTATTACAATTGGATTAGGTAAAGCAGCAGTGATTCCGGCAGTTATTTTACCAGGGCTAGTTCCACACTTCTTTTTAGGTGCAACAGCTGGGGTATTTGGTAATGCTAAAGGTGGTGTATGAGGTGCTATTGTTGGACCATTTGTTGGTGGATTAATAATAACATTTATTCCTGTTTTCTTCGTTTTAGGAAATTGAGCTCCAACCGATACTAATGAACTTGGAAAATTAATTCTACAACATGGAAAAAATGGAAATACAAACCTTGTCACATTAAACTGAGGAGATACTGATTACTTTATTGGTTATATTCCAGGAATTTTAGGATTAATTCCAAAAGCAGGAAAATGAGTAGCACTAGTAGTAATTTTATTTGCATACTTTGCATTAGTTATTGATGGACTACTTAAAAAGTTTGTCTTTGACAAAAGAAAAAAAGTAACAACTGAGAGTTAA
- a CDS encoding MurR/RpiR family transcriptional regulator encodes MARKILSHISSLTNVETKIFNFVNNYKNKEFNLTQSELSKITLCSEASISRFAKKYGFDNYRLFAFFINNRLKEIDIFDNDLEKYLKNEKNLLDIYRSQKYAIDNAFQKENIHKMKKVSKFINNAKRVLLFGLGSSGRIIAELAANLKKIGIDAIFESDFHTMCPLLGTLEKDDVIICLTKELRNLEILFALNKAKEYQVKTVVITSNNENVLCDLIDIKFLYRRVTDVNKLVPIGSKISHLVLLDYLFEYIANSNPIYQKKLAKAYKVLNDWPLFLKNNI; translated from the coding sequence ATGGCTAGAAAAATATTATCACACATAAGTTCACTAACAAATGTTGAAACTAAAATATTTAATTTTGTTAATAATTATAAAAACAAAGAGTTTAATTTAACACAAAGTGAATTATCAAAAATTACATTATGTTCAGAAGCTTCAATTAGTAGATTTGCTAAAAAATATGGATTTGATAATTATCGTTTATTTGCATTTTTTATTAATAATAGATTAAAAGAAATAGATATTTTTGATAATGATCTAGAAAAATATCTTAAAAACGAAAAAAACCTTTTAGATATTTACCGTAGTCAAAAATATGCAATCGATAATGCGTTCCAAAAAGAAAATATTCATAAAATGAAAAAAGTTTCAAAATTCATCAATAATGCAAAGAGAGTTTTATTGTTCGGGCTTGGTTCTAGTGGGCGGATTATCGCTGAACTTGCTGCTAATCTTAAAAAAATAGGTATTGATGCTATATTTGAGTCTGATTTTCATACTATGTGTCCATTATTGGGGACATTAGAAAAAGATGATGTTATTATTTGCTTAACAAAAGAATTAAGGAATTTAGAAATCCTTTTTGCTTTAAATAAAGCAAAAGAATATCAAGTGAAAACAGTTGTGATAACTTCAAATAATGAAAATGTTTTATGTGATTTAATTGATATTAAATTCTTATATCGTAGAGTTACAGACGTTAATAAATTAGTGCCAATTGGTTCAAAAATATCACATTTAGTTTTATTAGATTATTTATTTGAATATATTGCTAACTCTAACCCAATTTATCAAAAAAAATTAGCAAAGGCTTATAAGGTTCTTAATGATTGACCTTTATTTTTAAAAAATAATATATAA
- a CDS encoding PTS sugar transporter subunit IIB, translating to MNIKCVCGSGLGSSLLLEMNVKTVLDKLGVDYDSVEHTNISSFTKNGVDYVVVGADVAPVLDFPQEKMIILKNILSKDELESKFKELFKL from the coding sequence ATGAATATAAAATGTGTATGTGGTTCAGGTCTTGGATCAAGTTTATTATTAGAAATGAATGTTAAAACCGTTCTTGATAAACTTGGTGTTGATTATGATTCAGTTGAACACACTAACATATCATCATTTACAAAAAATGGTGTTGATTATGTTGTTGTTGGAGCTGATGTTGCCCCTGTTCTAGACTTTCCGCAAGAAAAAATGATTATATTAAAAAATATCTTATCAAAAGATGAATTAGAATCAAAATTTAAAGAATTATTTAAATTATAG
- a CDS encoding PTS sugar transporter subunit IIA, producing the protein MKLFNTQMLEWIDEKIDWKEAIHKGVELLVNNNKATFELEEKILEVTKEFGAYYVLEKGIALVHAPAGGHCLEAATSTLILKDEIVFNNQPEKMAKIIITLSAPDNISHFDFIKEFGDYFMNQDFKQKVLNIKSLHEFIELISNYEVK; encoded by the coding sequence ATGAAATTATTTAATACTCAAATGTTAGAATGAATAGATGAAAAAATAGATTGAAAAGAAGCGATTCATAAAGGTGTAGAATTATTAGTTAACAATAATAAAGCCACTTTTGAACTTGAAGAAAAAATTCTTGAAGTAACTAAAGAATTTGGAGCATACTATGTCTTAGAAAAAGGTATTGCTTTGGTTCATGCGCCAGCTGGTGGTCATTGTCTTGAAGCTGCTACTAGTACGTTAATCTTAAAAGACGAAATTGTTTTTAATAACCAACCAGAAAAAATGGCTAAAATAATAATTACTCTTTCTGCGCCAGATAACATATCCCATTTTGACTTTATAAAGGAATTTGGAGATTACTTTATGAATCAGGATTTTAAACAAAAAGTTTTAAATATCAAAAGTCTCCATGAATTTATTGAATTAATATCTAATTACGAGGTGAAATAA
- a CDS encoding transketolase family protein: MEKKSTNETKKFISTMRAIALDSINNAKQGHIGMSLGAAEIFYSLIGKTVNFSTLNPKWINRDRFVLSAGHGSMGLYSIYHLLGILNHEDIKNHKVFESKTPSHPEIDKLAYIDASTGPLGQGIAMATGMAWSLRYLKNKFNREKFEIFNHQIYVLCGDGDLQEGVALEAIQLAGTQKLDNLVIVHDFNNMQIDSSSSEVNDVDFKQFFKAQKFNVMILKSNEPEEIIKALEKTKKLSGPTYIQVPTTIAFGTKVANTPKGHNGVLSPEDTITYKKSLGLNETEPFNYASEAYEYGKSLLVSKNNAYKKWLKLFEKYKAEFPELTNKLERLINNEVQYNFDNFEFKQSNVATRNYVGEIMSYLDSKYDTFVGGSADLQAATKVGFKDQKNIKYGIREFSMSAINNGIYLHSNLKTVGSTFLVFSDYAKAALRLGALMEIPALSVFSHDSYQVGGDGPTHQPVEQLTSLRSIPNYLVFRPCDESEVLNSFKYALNNQKTPSAIITCRQEVKSFNIQPNEFKAAYFIKEYQDAKITLLASGSEVHLAYNVSKILQEQNINANVISVPCLQLLLEDSKLIKELKLDQQPLFAIEASNDPLWFKLSKYSKFDAQLSKEFGHSAPGDFVYKLNGFDEKLIVEKVKDLIK; this comes from the coding sequence ATGGAAAAAAAATCAACAAACGAAACAAAAAAATTTATTTCAACAATGCGCGCTATTGCACTTGATAGTATTAATAACGCAAAACAAGGGCATATTGGTATGTCATTAGGAGCCGCTGAAATATTTTATTCACTTATTGGAAAAACAGTTAATTTTAGCACATTAAATCCTAAGTGAATTAACCGTGATCGTTTTGTGTTATCAGCAGGTCACGGTTCAATGGGGCTTTATTCAATTTATCATTTACTTGGTATTTTAAATCACGAAGATATTAAAAATCATAAGGTTTTCGAATCAAAAACACCATCACACCCCGAAATCGATAAACTAGCATACATTGATGCATCAACTGGGCCATTGGGTCAAGGTATAGCAATGGCTACTGGTATGGCATGAAGTTTGAGATACTTAAAAAACAAATTCAATCGTGAAAAATTCGAAATATTTAACCACCAAATATATGTTTTATGTGGTGATGGAGATCTTCAAGAAGGAGTTGCCCTTGAAGCTATTCAATTAGCAGGTACTCAAAAATTAGATAATCTAGTTATTGTTCATGACTTTAATAATATGCAAATTGATAGTTCTTCATCAGAAGTTAATGATGTTGACTTTAAACAATTTTTCAAAGCGCAAAAATTTAATGTAATGATTCTAAAATCAAATGAACCAGAAGAAATCATTAAAGCACTTGAAAAAACTAAGAAATTAAGTGGTCCAACTTATATTCAAGTTCCAACCACAATTGCTTTTGGTACTAAGGTCGCAAACACACCAAAAGGTCATAATGGTGTATTGAGCCCAGAAGATACAATTACTTACAAAAAATCATTAGGACTTAATGAGACAGAACCTTTTAACTACGCTTCAGAGGCATATGAGTATGGTAAATCACTATTAGTTTCTAAAAACAATGCATATAAAAAATGACTAAAATTATTTGAAAAATACAAAGCTGAATTTCCTGAGTTAACTAATAAATTGGAAAGACTTATAAACAATGAAGTGCAATACAATTTTGATAATTTTGAATTTAAACAAAGCAATGTAGCAACTAGAAACTATGTAGGTGAAATAATGTCATATTTAGATTCTAAATATGACACCTTTGTGGGTGGTTCAGCTGATTTACAAGCTGCTACAAAAGTAGGATTTAAAGACCAAAAAAATATTAAGTACGGTATTAGAGAATTCTCTATGTCAGCTATAAATAATGGTATTTATTTACATTCAAACCTTAAAACTGTTGGCTCAACATTCTTAGTGTTTTCAGATTATGCTAAAGCTGCTTTAAGATTAGGTGCATTAATGGAAATCCCGGCACTTTCTGTATTTAGTCATGATTCATATCAAGTTGGAGGTGATGGACCAACTCACCAACCGGTTGAACAATTAACAAGTTTACGTTCAATTCCTAATTATTTAGTATTTCGTCCATGCGATGAAAGTGAAGTATTAAATTCATTTAAATATGCATTGAACAACCAAAAAACACCAAGTGCAATTATCACATGTAGACAAGAAGTTAAATCATTTAATATTCAACCTAATGAATTTAAAGCTGCATATTTTATTAAAGAATACCAAGATGCTAAAATCACATTATTAGCATCAGGTTCAGAAGTTCATTTAGCATATAATGTTTCAAAAATATTGCAAGAACAAAATATTAATGCTAACGTTATTTCTGTGCCTTGTTTACAACTATTACTAGAAGACTCAAAACTAATTAAAGAACTTAAACTAGATCAGCAACCTCTTTTTGCAATCGAAGCTTCTAACGATCCATTATGATTTAAATTATCAAAATATTCAAAATTTGATGCACAACTTTCAAAAGAATTCGGGCATTCAGCTCCTGGTGATTTTGTTTATAAATTAAATGGTTTTGATGAAAAATTAATTGTTGAAAAAGTTAAAGATTTAATTAAATAA